A stretch of Eleutherodactylus coqui strain aEleCoq1 chromosome 2, aEleCoq1.hap1, whole genome shotgun sequence DNA encodes these proteins:
- the BCAT1 gene encoding branched-chain-amino-acid aminotransferase, cytosolic isoform X2, translating to MFMAEWCAEKGWQKPAIKPLQNLSLHPACSVFNYAIELFEGMKAYRGEDGKIRLFRPQLNMDRMFRSAKRMTLPPFDKKELLECIRKLIEVEREWVPQSSEASLYIRPVFIGTEPSLGVKRPSKALLYVILSPVGPYFSSGAFNPVSLWADPKYIRAWKGGTGDSKIGGNYGNSLFAQYEAQGYGCQQVLWLYGEDEQITEVGTMNLFLFWTNENDELELATPPLDGIILPGVTRRSILDLALKWGEFKVSERYMTMAQLVKALKEDRIKEMFGAGTACVVCPVGKILYKNENLEIPAKENKLATRFLKELTDIQYGRTASEWTVLVGGS from the exons ATGTTCATGGCTGAGTGGTGCGCGGAGAAAGGATGGCAGAAACCGGCAATCAAACCCCTACAGAACCTGAGCCTACATCCAGCATGCAGTGTGTTCAACTATGCCATAGAG CTCTTTGAAGGAATGAAGGCGTATCGGGGAGAAGACGGGAAAATCCGCTTGTTTCGACCTCAGCTAAACATGGATAGGATGTTCCGGTCGGCGAAAAGAATGACTCTGCCT CCCTTTGATAAGAAGGAGCTCCTGGAATGTATCCGGAAGCTGATAGAGGTGGAAAGAGAATGGGTGCCGCAGTCCTCTGAGGCCAGCCTCTACATCCGACCTGTCTTCATCGGAACCGAG CCCTCTCTGGGAGTTAAGAGACCCTCCAAAGCTTTACTGTACgtcatcctgagcccggtcggaCCTTACTTCTCCAGCGGAGCTTTTAACCCAGTCTCACTATGGGCCGACCCCAAATACATCCGAGCCTGGAAAGGCGGAACCGGCGACAGCAAAATCGGAGG GAATTACGGAAACTCACTCTTTGCGCAGTACGAGGCCCAAGGCTATGGTTGTCAGCAGGTTCTCTGGCTTTACGGTGAAGACGAGCAAATCACTGAAGTGGGAACAATGAATCTCTTCCTGTTTTGGACGAATGAAAATGatg AGCTGGAATTGGCGACTCCACCACTAGATGGCATCATTCTCCCAGGGGTCACCAGGCGCAGTATTCTAGATCTGGCTCTTAAATGG GGGGAGTTCAAGGTGTCAGAGCGATATATGACTATGGCGCAGCTGGTTAAAGCACTGAAGGAGGATCGCATCAAGGAGATGTTTGGCGCTGGTACGGCCTGCGTCGTGTGCCCGGTCGGAAAGATACTGTACAAGAACGAG AACTTGGAAATCCCAGCCAAAGAGAACAAACTGGCCACCCGCTTCCTAAAGGAGCTGACCGACATCCAG TACGGGAGAACTGCGAGCGAGTGGACTGTTCTTGTGGGCGGCTCCTAA